Proteins from a single region of Oncorhynchus tshawytscha isolate Ot180627B linkage group LG03, Otsh_v2.0, whole genome shotgun sequence:
- the LOC112227117 gene encoding phospholemman-like isoform X1: MILQMEGSGPAVKEWVKESLKMANISALLLLTSVASLVFAEEQKEMEEEDPFTFDYHRLRVGGLILAAVLCLIGITILFSGHCRCKFNQDKRRRSGSNAAQPLNDQARASEC, from the exons ATGATACTGCAGATGGAGGGATCTGGACCCGCTGTAAAGGAATGG GTGAAAGAGAGTTTGAAGATGGCGAATATCTCTGCTTTGCTTTTATTGACAT CAGTTGCGTCCCTTGTGTTCGCAGAGGAGCAGAAAGAAA tggaggaggaggatccATTTACCTTTG attATCACAGGCTACGTGTTGGGGGGTTGATCCTGGCAGCAGTTCTGTGTCTGATCGGCATCACCATCCTCTTCA GCGGACACTGCAGATGCAAGTTCAACCAGGACAAAAG GAGGAGATCAGGAAGCAACGCTGCCCAGCCACTCAACGACCAAG CTCGGGCCAGTGAGTGCTAG
- the LOC112227117 gene encoding phospholemman-like isoform X4, translating into MANISALLLLTFASLVFAEEQKEMEEEDPFTFDYHRLRVGGLILAAVLCLIGITILFSGHCRCKFNQDKRRRSGSNAAQPLNDQARASEC; encoded by the exons ATGGCGAATATCTCTGCTTTGCTTTTATTGACAT TTGCGTCCCTTGTGTTCGCAGAGGAGCAGAAAGAAA tggaggaggaggatccATTTACCTTTG attATCACAGGCTACGTGTTGGGGGGTTGATCCTGGCAGCAGTTCTGTGTCTGATCGGCATCACCATCCTCTTCA GCGGACACTGCAGATGCAAGTTCAACCAGGACAAAAG GAGGAGATCAGGAAGCAACGCTGCCCAGCCACTCAACGACCAAG CTCGGGCCAGTGAGTGCTAG
- the LOC112227117 gene encoding phospholemman-like isoform X2 has protein sequence MILQMEGSGPAVKEWVKESLKMANISALLLLTFASLVFAEEQKEMEEEDPFTFDYHRLRVGGLILAAVLCLIGITILFSGHCRCKFNQDKRRRSGSNAAQPLNDQARASEC, from the exons ATGATACTGCAGATGGAGGGATCTGGACCCGCTGTAAAGGAATGG GTGAAAGAGAGTTTGAAGATGGCGAATATCTCTGCTTTGCTTTTATTGACAT TTGCGTCCCTTGTGTTCGCAGAGGAGCAGAAAGAAA tggaggaggaggatccATTTACCTTTG attATCACAGGCTACGTGTTGGGGGGTTGATCCTGGCAGCAGTTCTGTGTCTGATCGGCATCACCATCCTCTTCA GCGGACACTGCAGATGCAAGTTCAACCAGGACAAAAG GAGGAGATCAGGAAGCAACGCTGCCCAGCCACTCAACGACCAAG CTCGGGCCAGTGAGTGCTAG
- the LOC112227117 gene encoding phospholemman-like isoform X3 — protein MANISALLLLTSVASLVFAEEQKEMEEEDPFTFDYHRLRVGGLILAAVLCLIGITILFSGHCRCKFNQDKRRRSGSNAAQPLNDQARASEC, from the exons ATGGCGAATATCTCTGCTTTGCTTTTATTGACAT CAGTTGCGTCCCTTGTGTTCGCAGAGGAGCAGAAAGAAA tggaggaggaggatccATTTACCTTTG attATCACAGGCTACGTGTTGGGGGGTTGATCCTGGCAGCAGTTCTGTGTCTGATCGGCATCACCATCCTCTTCA GCGGACACTGCAGATGCAAGTTCAACCAGGACAAAAG GAGGAGATCAGGAAGCAACGCTGCCCAGCCACTCAACGACCAAG CTCGGGCCAGTGAGTGCTAG